One Mugil cephalus isolate CIBA_MC_2020 chromosome 8, CIBA_Mcephalus_1.1, whole genome shotgun sequence genomic window carries:
- the LOC125011803 gene encoding spindlin-Z-like, with product MKTPFKSPAAPRPRGDGGHSGVSANMMKKKNPHKKQRTSVGPSKALAPPRRNIVGCRIQHIWKEGSKSSQWKGTVLDQVPVNPSLYLIKYDGFDCIYGLELHSDERVVGLEVLPDRVAPARVSDSLLADTMIGKAVEHMFETEDGPKEEWRGMVLARAPIMTSWFYITYEKDPVLYMYQLLDDYKEGDLRIMPDSNDSVAAEREPGEVVDSLVGKQVEYAKEDGGKRSGMVIHQVEAKPSVYFIKFDDDFHIYVYDLVKTS from the exons ATGAAGACCCCGTTCAAGAGCCCAGCGGCCCCGCGGCCCCGAGGGGACGGAGGACATTCAGGCGTCTCCGCAAacatgatgaagaagaagaacccaCACAA GAAGCAGAGGACCAGCGTTGGGCCCAGTAAAGCTCTGGCTCCGCCCCGGAGGAACATCGTGGGCTGCAGGATCCAGCACATCTGGAAGGAGGGAA GTAAGTCGTCCCAGTGGAAGGGGACGGTCCTGGACCAGGTCCCTGTCAACCCGTCCCTCTACCTGATCAAGTACGACGGCTTCGACTGCATCTACGGCCTCGAGCTGCACAGCGACGAGAGGGTGGTGGGGCTGGAGGTGCTGCCCGACCGAGTGG ctCCGGCCCGGGTCAGCGACTCGTTGCTGGCGGACACGATGATCGGGAAGGCGGTGGAGCACATGTTTGAGACGGAGGACGGTCCCaaggaggagtggagggggaTGGTTCTGGCCCGGGCCCCCATCATGACCTCCTGGTTTTACATCACCTACGAGAAAGACCCGGTTCTCTACATGTACCAGCTCCTGGACGACTACAAGGAGGGAGACCTGCGCATCATGCCCGACTCCA ATGACAGCGTCGCGGCGGAGCGGGAACCCGGCGAGGTGGTGGACAGTCTGGTGGGGAAACAGGTGGAGTACGCCAAAGAGGACGGGGGCAAGCGTTCGGGGATGGTGATCCACCAGGTGGAGGCCAAACCCTCCGTCTACTTCATCAAGTTCGACGATGACTTCCACATCTACGTCTACGACCTGGTCAAGACCTCGTAA
- the LOC125012548 gene encoding bile salt-activated lipase-like — MKMKMVLLLVLVWMSAASAAKLGVVQTEGGQVEGKSHWTGLLRSVDVFKGVPFADVPGKWEKPKPHPGWSGVLKATEYRERCLQVTLLQTKTQGSEDCLYLNIFVPQGLTLSTNLPVMVYLFGGAFLLGASNDLAILGDSLYDGKEMADRGGVIVVTVNYRVGTMGFLSTGDSRLPGNYGLWDQHAAISWVRRNIRAFGGNPDNITIFGQSAGAASVSFQMLSPYSKGLFRRAITQGGVALSPWALQRNPMGLTKKVARSVGCWRTDEDEMIACLKMSDPVGLTMAGKINVLLLLGKGVVMDLLELAPVIDGDFIPDEPSQLFHNAAQFDYLAGVNSMDGHLFAGVDVPSINQKNATSVDQVRGLLARLTKEKGAAAIDSSYSVYTSNWGLAPEQDLVKKTVADIETDFLFLVPTQIALQLHANNSSGAGTYSYLFNMKTRIPGLPSWVEAEHSEDLQYLFGKPFSTPLVYFPRHRDLSGYMIAYWTNFARTGDPNRGDSRVPVTWPPFTKYHRPYVAINHQMTKYSVNYDLRSEYVSYWSRTYSSLPTVRTVEEEEKEV, encoded by the exons atgaagatgaagatggttctgcttctggttctggtctggatGAGTGCGGCCTCAGCTGCAAAG ctGGGGGTGGTGCAGACGGAGGGGGGGCAAGTGGAGGGCAAGAGTCACTGGACGGGGCTTTTAAGGAGCGTTGATGTCTTTAAAGGAGTCCCCTTCGCTGACGTCCCTGGAAAGTGGGAAAAACCAAAACCTCACCCCGGGTGGAGCG gagTCCTGAAGGCCACCGAGTATCGCGAGCGCTGCCTCCAGGTGACGCTGCTGCAGACGAAAACCCAGGGCAGCGAGGACTGTCTCTACCTGAACATCTTCGTTCCACAGGGACTAACAT TGTCCACCAACCTCCCAGTGATGGTGTACCTGTTCGGGGGGGCCTTCCTGTTGGGGGCGTCCAACGACTTGGCGATCCTCGGAGACTCCCTCTATGACGGGAAGGAGATGGCCGACAGGGGCGGAGTCATCGTCGTCACGGTGAATTACAGAGTCGGTACGATGGGGTTCCTCAGCACCGGAGACTCTCGTCTTCCAG GTAACTACGGTCTGTGGGATCAGCATGCCGCCATTTCCTGGGTTCGCAGGAACATCCGAGCTTTCGGAGGAAACCCCGACAACATCACCATCTTCGGCCAATCAGCTGGAGCCGCCAGCGTCAGCTtccag ATGCTGTCTCCGTACAGTAAAGGCCTGTTCCGTCGAGCCATCACGCAGGGCGGCGTGGCCCTCAGCCCCTGGGCCCTGCAGAGGAATCCCATGGGTCTCACCAAGAAG GTCGCTCGCAGCGTCGGATGCTGGAGGACGGACGAGGACGAGATGATCGCGTGTCTGAAGATGAGCGACCCGGTCGGTCTGACCATGGCTGGAAAGATCAACGTGCTGCTTCTGTTGGGGAAAG gtgtGGTCATGGATCTTCTTGAACTGGCTCCTGTGATCGACGGTGATTTCATCCCAGATGAGCCCAGTCAGCTGTTTCACAACGCGGCTCAGTTCGACTACCTGGCCGGCGTCAACAGCATGGACGGACACCTCTTTGCTGGAGTCGACGTTCCTTCCATCAACCAGAAAAATGCCACCTCAGT AGATCAGGTGAGGGGTCTCCTGGCTCGTCTGACCAAAGAGAAGGGGGCGGCCGCCATCGATTCGTCCTACAGCGTCTACACGTCCAACTGGGGCTTAGCTCCGGAACAGGACCTGGTCAAGAAGACGGTGGCCGACATCGAGACAGACTTCCTGTTCCTGGTCCCGACTCAGATCGCCCTCCAGCTCCACGCCAACAACTCCAG TGGAGCCGGTACCTACTCGTACCTGTTCAACATGAAGACTCGTATCCCCGGGCTCCCGTCCTGGGTGGAGGCGGAGCACAGCGAGGACCTCCAGTACCTGTTTGGAAAACCCTTTTCCACGCCGCTGGTCTACTTCCCCCGGCACAGAGACCTGTCTGGGTACATGATCGCCTACTGGACCAACTTCGCCAGGACCGG GGATCCCAACAGAGGCGACAGTAGAGTCCCCGTGACCTGGCCCCCCTTCACCAAGTACCACCGGCCCTACGTGGCAATCAACCACCAGATGACCAAGTACTCTGTCAA CTACGACCTGAGGTCCGAATACGTGTCGTACTGGAGCCGGACCTACAGCAGTCTGCCGACAGTGAggacagtagaagaagaagagaaggaggtcTGA
- the dok2 gene encoding docking protein 2 isoform X1 gives MEEDIRKQGMLFLQQQRFGKKWRRIWCVLYRESSCSISRLEFFECNKDAANAEKSDKSLRKQQEHKKVIRLSDCIRVTEVDMDGCPRDTGSFLVETTDKIYTFAAERKELEDWTHKLCETAFPMSWTDPGVKRGSLQRGTRVDEDEGMEDNSLYSGRETVRDFRVCVRRTEASDRCRLKGDTVLRADRDALHLLDKTGDILYTWPYRYLRRFGRDKSTFSFEAGRRCDSGEGNFEFDTKLGNSLFQAVEAAINLQKTSHPHRQTSGGGQVSPDTTRHLNLPPPPLNPPLGQGRTPPPPRNQVPQCTAAQAGDGVYSMVTEPPKHHKDSSTPPLHHHPPPQQQQPQRPPLTRLEPPVDKTLTGVKSLTLDTRGAPPPRKNQVKMISSCPLPHESGPSLAPGPGPPPNPRHSPKLSSTPSQDQTYSQISMPTRREKRTVVPPLITKEPEYSLPFDNLTQSPGGDVLGAPHQDRCRSGELVAADPLYDSIDEMKIRNVFHNEPKLDHIYDEPEGFANATAKAAAAAAAATAAATAAAAAACLYDDPEEMRGGAWRVMGTTADPKGHEYPYNARVDDYAVPKRAQRAFPAPQSTSEEEEEEEQGEGEEPGEEESSLEGEGPGEGEGQDSPYNNVMVKIG, from the exons atggaggaggacatcagGAAGCAGGGGATGCTcttcctccagcagcagaggTTTGGAAAG aaGTGGAGGCGAATCTGGTGCGTCCTCTACAGAGAAAGTTCCTGTTCCATCTCCAGACTCGAGTTCTTCGAGTGCAACAAGGATGCAGCCAACGCGGAGAAGAGCGACAAGAGTCTACGCAAACAGCAGGAGCACAAGAAG GTGATCCGTCTGTCCGACTGTATCCGGGTGACGGAGGTGGACATGGACGGATGTCCCCGGGACACCGGCTCCTTCCTGGTGGAGACGACGGACAAAATCTACACGTTTGCTGCCGAGAGGAAAGAACTGGAGGACTGGACCCACAAGCTGTGTGAGACGGCTTTCCCT ATGAGCTGGACGGACCCCGGGGTGAAGAGAGGGAGTCTACAGAGAGGAACCAGGGTGGACGAAGACGAAGGAATGGAGGACAACTCACTGTACAGCGGCCGAGAGACAG tgcGTGACTTCAGAGTTTGTGTGCGGAGGACGGAGGCGTCAGACCGCTGCAGACTGAAGGGGGACACCGTCCTCAGAGCGGACAGGGACGCTCTGCACCTGCTGGACAAGACGGGGGACATCCTGTACACCTGGCCGTACAGATACCTGCGACGCTTCGGCCGGGACAAG TCCACCTTCTCCTTCGAGGCCGGGCGCCGCTGTGACTCTGGGGAGGGAAACTTTGAGTTCGACACCAAACTGGGGAACTCGCTGTTCCAGGCGGTGGAGGCGGCCATCAACCTGCAGAAGACCTCCCACCCCCACCGACAGACGTCTGGGGGGGGCCAGGTGAGTCCAGACACCACCCGCCACCTGAacctgccccccccacccctcaacccGCCTCTGGGCCAGGGCAGGACGCCTCCTCCACCCCGAAACCAAgtcccacaatgcactgctGCACAG GCGGGTGATGGAGTCTACAGCATGGTGACAGAACCTCCTAAACACCACAAAGACAGTAgcactcctcctcttcatcaccatcctcctcctcagcagcagcagccacagcgcCCCCCCCTG ACCCGTCTGGAGCCTCCAGTCGACAAAACTCTGACCGGGGTGAAGAGTTTGACTCTGGACACTCGCGGTGCGCCCCCTCCCAGGAAGAACCAGGTGAAGATGATCTCCAGCTGCCCTCTGCCCCATGAGTCCGGCCCCAGCCTGGCCCCGGGTCCCGGCCCCCCCCCGAACCCCCGCCACAGCCCCAAACTGAGCTCCACCCCGAGCCAGGACCAGACATACTCCCAGATCTCCATGCCGACCCGCCGGGAGAAGAGGACTGTTGTTCCCCCTCTGATCACCAAGGAGCCGGAGTACTCCCTCCCCTTTGACAACCTCACCCAGAGCCCGGGGGGGGACGTCCTGGGAGCCCCCCACCAGGACCGCTGCCGGTCCGGGGAGTTGGTGGCCGCCGACCCGCTCTACGACAGCATTGACGAGATGAAGATCAGGAACGTGTTCCACAACGAGCCCAAGCTGGATCACATCTACGACGAGCCCGAAGGCTTTGCCAACGCTACCGCTaaggccgccgccgccgccgccgctgccaccgccgccgccaccgccgccgccgccgctgcctgCCTCTACGATGACCCTGAAGAAATGAGAGGAGGCGCCTGGAGGGTCATGGGAACCACCGCTGACCCTAAAGGTCACGAGTACCCCTACAACGCCCGGGTGGACGACTACGCCGTACCCAAACGAGCCCAGAGAGCATTTCCTGCCCCTCAGAGCACCagcgaagaagaagaggaggaggagcaaggagagggggaggagcccGGGGAAGAGGAGTCCTCATTGGAAGGGGAGGGGccaggggaaggggaggggcaAGATTCACCGTACAACAACGTGATGGTGAAAATAGGTTAG
- the dok2 gene encoding docking protein 2 isoform X3 produces MEEDIRKQGMLFLQQQRFGKKWRRIWCVLYRESSCSISRLEFFECNKDAANAEKSDKSLRKQQEHKKVIRLSDCIRVTEVDMDGCPRDTGSFLVETTDKIYTFAAERKELEDWTHKLCETAFPMSWTDPGVKRGSLQRGTRVDEDEGMEDNSLYSGRETVRDFRVCVRRTEASDRCRLKGDTVLRADRDALHLLDKTGDILYTWPYRYLRRFGRDKSTFSFEAGRRCDSGEGNFEFDTKLGNSLFQAVEAAINLQKTSHPHRQTSGGGQVSPDTTRHLNLPPPPLNPPLGQGRTPPPPRNQVPQCTAAQTRLEPPVDKTLTGVKSLTLDTRGAPPPRKNQVKMISSCPLPHESGPSLAPGPGPPPNPRHSPKLSSTPSQDQTYSQISMPTRREKRTVVPPLITKEPEYSLPFDNLTQSPGGDVLGAPHQDRCRSGELVAADPLYDSIDEMKIRNVFHNEPKLDHIYDEPEGFANATAKAAAAAAAATAAATAAAAAACLYDDPEEMRGGAWRVMGTTADPKGHEYPYNARVDDYAVPKRAQRAFPAPQSTSEEEEEEEQGEGEEPGEEESSLEGEGPGEGEGQDSPYNNVMVKIG; encoded by the exons atggaggaggacatcagGAAGCAGGGGATGCTcttcctccagcagcagaggTTTGGAAAG aaGTGGAGGCGAATCTGGTGCGTCCTCTACAGAGAAAGTTCCTGTTCCATCTCCAGACTCGAGTTCTTCGAGTGCAACAAGGATGCAGCCAACGCGGAGAAGAGCGACAAGAGTCTACGCAAACAGCAGGAGCACAAGAAG GTGATCCGTCTGTCCGACTGTATCCGGGTGACGGAGGTGGACATGGACGGATGTCCCCGGGACACCGGCTCCTTCCTGGTGGAGACGACGGACAAAATCTACACGTTTGCTGCCGAGAGGAAAGAACTGGAGGACTGGACCCACAAGCTGTGTGAGACGGCTTTCCCT ATGAGCTGGACGGACCCCGGGGTGAAGAGAGGGAGTCTACAGAGAGGAACCAGGGTGGACGAAGACGAAGGAATGGAGGACAACTCACTGTACAGCGGCCGAGAGACAG tgcGTGACTTCAGAGTTTGTGTGCGGAGGACGGAGGCGTCAGACCGCTGCAGACTGAAGGGGGACACCGTCCTCAGAGCGGACAGGGACGCTCTGCACCTGCTGGACAAGACGGGGGACATCCTGTACACCTGGCCGTACAGATACCTGCGACGCTTCGGCCGGGACAAG TCCACCTTCTCCTTCGAGGCCGGGCGCCGCTGTGACTCTGGGGAGGGAAACTTTGAGTTCGACACCAAACTGGGGAACTCGCTGTTCCAGGCGGTGGAGGCGGCCATCAACCTGCAGAAGACCTCCCACCCCCACCGACAGACGTCTGGGGGGGGCCAGGTGAGTCCAGACACCACCCGCCACCTGAacctgccccccccacccctcaacccGCCTCTGGGCCAGGGCAGGACGCCTCCTCCACCCCGAAACCAAgtcccacaatgcactgctGCACAG ACCCGTCTGGAGCCTCCAGTCGACAAAACTCTGACCGGGGTGAAGAGTTTGACTCTGGACACTCGCGGTGCGCCCCCTCCCAGGAAGAACCAGGTGAAGATGATCTCCAGCTGCCCTCTGCCCCATGAGTCCGGCCCCAGCCTGGCCCCGGGTCCCGGCCCCCCCCCGAACCCCCGCCACAGCCCCAAACTGAGCTCCACCCCGAGCCAGGACCAGACATACTCCCAGATCTCCATGCCGACCCGCCGGGAGAAGAGGACTGTTGTTCCCCCTCTGATCACCAAGGAGCCGGAGTACTCCCTCCCCTTTGACAACCTCACCCAGAGCCCGGGGGGGGACGTCCTGGGAGCCCCCCACCAGGACCGCTGCCGGTCCGGGGAGTTGGTGGCCGCCGACCCGCTCTACGACAGCATTGACGAGATGAAGATCAGGAACGTGTTCCACAACGAGCCCAAGCTGGATCACATCTACGACGAGCCCGAAGGCTTTGCCAACGCTACCGCTaaggccgccgccgccgccgccgctgccaccgccgccgccaccgccgccgccgccgctgcctgCCTCTACGATGACCCTGAAGAAATGAGAGGAGGCGCCTGGAGGGTCATGGGAACCACCGCTGACCCTAAAGGTCACGAGTACCCCTACAACGCCCGGGTGGACGACTACGCCGTACCCAAACGAGCCCAGAGAGCATTTCCTGCCCCTCAGAGCACCagcgaagaagaagaggaggaggagcaaggagagggggaggagcccGGGGAAGAGGAGTCCTCATTGGAAGGGGAGGGGccaggggaaggggaggggcaAGATTCACCGTACAACAACGTGATGGTGAAAATAGGTTAG
- the dok2 gene encoding docking protein 2 isoform X2 yields the protein MEEDIRKQGMLFLQQQRFGKKWRRIWCVLYRESSCSISRLEFFECNKDAANAEKSDKSLRKQQEHKKVIRLSDCIRVTEVDMDGCPRDTGSFLVETTDKIYTFAAERKELEDWTHKLCETAFPMSWTDPGVKRGSLQRGTRVDEDEGMEDNSLYSGRETVRDFRVCVRRTEASDRCRLKGDTVLRADRDALHLLDKTGDILYTWPYRYLRRFGRDKSTFSFEAGRRCDSGEGNFEFDTKLGNSLFQAVEAAINLQKTSHPHRQTSGGGQAGDGVYSMVTEPPKHHKDSSTPPLHHHPPPQQQQPQRPPLTRLEPPVDKTLTGVKSLTLDTRGAPPPRKNQVKMISSCPLPHESGPSLAPGPGPPPNPRHSPKLSSTPSQDQTYSQISMPTRREKRTVVPPLITKEPEYSLPFDNLTQSPGGDVLGAPHQDRCRSGELVAADPLYDSIDEMKIRNVFHNEPKLDHIYDEPEGFANATAKAAAAAAAATAAATAAAAAACLYDDPEEMRGGAWRVMGTTADPKGHEYPYNARVDDYAVPKRAQRAFPAPQSTSEEEEEEEQGEGEEPGEEESSLEGEGPGEGEGQDSPYNNVMVKIG from the exons atggaggaggacatcagGAAGCAGGGGATGCTcttcctccagcagcagaggTTTGGAAAG aaGTGGAGGCGAATCTGGTGCGTCCTCTACAGAGAAAGTTCCTGTTCCATCTCCAGACTCGAGTTCTTCGAGTGCAACAAGGATGCAGCCAACGCGGAGAAGAGCGACAAGAGTCTACGCAAACAGCAGGAGCACAAGAAG GTGATCCGTCTGTCCGACTGTATCCGGGTGACGGAGGTGGACATGGACGGATGTCCCCGGGACACCGGCTCCTTCCTGGTGGAGACGACGGACAAAATCTACACGTTTGCTGCCGAGAGGAAAGAACTGGAGGACTGGACCCACAAGCTGTGTGAGACGGCTTTCCCT ATGAGCTGGACGGACCCCGGGGTGAAGAGAGGGAGTCTACAGAGAGGAACCAGGGTGGACGAAGACGAAGGAATGGAGGACAACTCACTGTACAGCGGCCGAGAGACAG tgcGTGACTTCAGAGTTTGTGTGCGGAGGACGGAGGCGTCAGACCGCTGCAGACTGAAGGGGGACACCGTCCTCAGAGCGGACAGGGACGCTCTGCACCTGCTGGACAAGACGGGGGACATCCTGTACACCTGGCCGTACAGATACCTGCGACGCTTCGGCCGGGACAAG TCCACCTTCTCCTTCGAGGCCGGGCGCCGCTGTGACTCTGGGGAGGGAAACTTTGAGTTCGACACCAAACTGGGGAACTCGCTGTTCCAGGCGGTGGAGGCGGCCATCAACCTGCAGAAGACCTCCCACCCCCACCGACAGACGTCTGGGGGGGGCCAG GCGGGTGATGGAGTCTACAGCATGGTGACAGAACCTCCTAAACACCACAAAGACAGTAgcactcctcctcttcatcaccatcctcctcctcagcagcagcagccacagcgcCCCCCCCTG ACCCGTCTGGAGCCTCCAGTCGACAAAACTCTGACCGGGGTGAAGAGTTTGACTCTGGACACTCGCGGTGCGCCCCCTCCCAGGAAGAACCAGGTGAAGATGATCTCCAGCTGCCCTCTGCCCCATGAGTCCGGCCCCAGCCTGGCCCCGGGTCCCGGCCCCCCCCCGAACCCCCGCCACAGCCCCAAACTGAGCTCCACCCCGAGCCAGGACCAGACATACTCCCAGATCTCCATGCCGACCCGCCGGGAGAAGAGGACTGTTGTTCCCCCTCTGATCACCAAGGAGCCGGAGTACTCCCTCCCCTTTGACAACCTCACCCAGAGCCCGGGGGGGGACGTCCTGGGAGCCCCCCACCAGGACCGCTGCCGGTCCGGGGAGTTGGTGGCCGCCGACCCGCTCTACGACAGCATTGACGAGATGAAGATCAGGAACGTGTTCCACAACGAGCCCAAGCTGGATCACATCTACGACGAGCCCGAAGGCTTTGCCAACGCTACCGCTaaggccgccgccgccgccgccgctgccaccgccgccgccaccgccgccgccgccgctgcctgCCTCTACGATGACCCTGAAGAAATGAGAGGAGGCGCCTGGAGGGTCATGGGAACCACCGCTGACCCTAAAGGTCACGAGTACCCCTACAACGCCCGGGTGGACGACTACGCCGTACCCAAACGAGCCCAGAGAGCATTTCCTGCCCCTCAGAGCACCagcgaagaagaagaggaggaggagcaaggagagggggaggagcccGGGGAAGAGGAGTCCTCATTGGAAGGGGAGGGGccaggggaaggggaggggcaAGATTCACCGTACAACAACGTGATGGTGAAAATAGGTTAG